The segment CGGGCAAGCCGGTGGCCCTGCTCAACGCCTCGGCGCGCGGATCCCACCATGCGCAGGACGCGCTTCGCGAAATCCTGCGAACCATGTCGGCCGAGCTGCTGGACGCGGCGTCCGGCACCGTGCCCTTGCCGGGTGCGGGCTGCGACCGGGCATCCGTGCTCGCCCAGCCGCAACCGCGCGGCGAGCTGGAGGCCCTGCTGAAGCGGCTTGCGCGGGCGCTCGGGAGCGACTGATCGGCCCGATGCTGGCCTGTCGGGCCGGTTCGCGTGGTATTTTTCCGGGTCTTTGCGGCAGCCGGATGCTTCGGTTGCCCACTACCCGACGACCGGAGCGCGTGTGAGCATCAAACCCGACAAGTGGATCCGCCGGATGGCTGAGCAGCACGGCATGATCGAGCCGTTCGAGCCCGGCCAGGTGAAGATGCGCGATGGCGAGAAGCTGGTGTCCTATGGCACCTCCAGCTACGGCTACGACGTGCGCTGCGCCCGCGAATTCAAGATCTTCACCAACATCAACTCCACCATCGTCGACCCGAAGGCGTTCGATCCGACCAGCTTCGTCGACGTCGAGGCGGACGTGTGCATCATCCCGCCGAACTCGTTCGCGCTGGCGCGCACGGTGGAGTACTTCCGCATCCCGCGCGACGTGCTGGTGGTGTGCCTGGGCAAGAGCACCTACGCGCGCTGCGGCATCATCGTCAACGTCACGCCGCTGGAGCCGGAGTGGGAGGGCCACGTGACGCTGGAGTTCTCCAACACCACGCCGCTGCCGGCCAAGATCTACGCCAACGAGGGCGTGGCGCAGATGCTGTTCTTCGAATCCGACGAATCGTGCGAGACCAGCTATCGCGACCGCGGCGGCAAGTACCAGGGCCAGCAGGGCGTGACCCTGCCGCGCACCTGAATGTTCGCTGGCGATGGCGATCGTCGCCCATCGCGCGCGCCGTACCGGCGCTACACTCACCCAGTTGTGATGAATGCCTTGCAGGAGATCCGCATGACCCGTCTTTCTTCCCTCGCCGGCCGGCTGGCGATGGCTGTCCTTGTCGGCGGCACCGTGCTGCT is part of the Dyella thiooxydans genome and harbors:
- the dcd gene encoding dCTP deaminase, which encodes MSIKPDKWIRRMAEQHGMIEPFEPGQVKMRDGEKLVSYGTSSYGYDVRCAREFKIFTNINSTIVDPKAFDPTSFVDVEADVCIIPPNSFALARTVEYFRIPRDVLVVCLGKSTYARCGIIVNVTPLEPEWEGHVTLEFSNTTPLPAKIYANEGVAQMLFFESDESCETSYRDRGGKYQGQQGVTLPRT